One part of the Bacillota bacterium genome encodes these proteins:
- a CDS encoding phenylacetate--CoA ligase family protein: MMNLIHEGYRLLQHNRWPRERILRFSEERFSQVVKFAFSERPFYRDLYRAWGIREADLPHLTPQDLPIITKDDVRGNFERIAPHPVIPSHKWAFDAGDPASKSIDGYILVHSSGSTGKPCNFLYDERAMTAVEANMIRISMLGKNSITLRDFPIRVLYVASVGSGYASTALALSGIEKYGARSVILNVQDPWETWVDRIQRFNPNYLGGYPSCIKLIADLQKEGKICIHPKKIITGGEPLSEETSWYLQKTFGADIIDYYACTESLVIGIGMNSQKGLYLFDDMNYCEVDEHNRLIITPLYNRAFPLIRYRLDDMVEGFNRQGTGALPYTYIDRILGRDEEIMWFRNGEWKWDFLHPLFLDDLDVPGIKQYQFVQTGETSLVIRVVGEPEIPEQELRLKISDQMNSFLARKNLGNIRYSVEFCESLKADPLTGKTKLVEKTAKISP, encoded by the coding sequence ATAATGAATCTGATCCACGAGGGTTACCGCTTGTTGCAGCACAACCGGTGGCCTAGAGAAAGAATCCTGAGGTTCAGCGAAGAAAGGTTCAGCCAGGTTGTGAAATTCGCATTCTCGGAAAGGCCGTTTTACAGGGATCTTTACCGTGCTTGGGGTATCCGGGAGGCTGATCTGCCGCATTTGACTCCCCAGGATCTTCCGATCATTACCAAGGATGACGTTCGCGGTAACTTTGAAAGAATAGCGCCGCACCCAGTGATTCCCTCGCATAAATGGGCTTTTGATGCCGGAGATCCGGCTTCCAAAAGCATCGATGGCTACATCCTGGTCCACAGCTCAGGGAGCACAGGCAAGCCCTGTAATTTCCTTTATGACGAACGCGCCATGACGGCTGTCGAAGCAAACATGATTCGCATAAGCATGCTCGGGAAGAATTCTATCACTCTCAGGGATTTCCCTATCCGCGTTCTCTATGTAGCGTCTGTAGGAAGCGGCTATGCGAGCACTGCTCTAGCCTTAAGCGGAATCGAGAAATACGGGGCCAGGAGCGTCATCCTGAACGTGCAGGACCCCTGGGAAACGTGGGTGGACAGGATCCAGAGATTCAACCCGAATTATCTCGGAGGATATCCGTCGTGCATAAAGCTAATCGCCGATCTGCAGAAAGAAGGCAAAATCTGTATTCATCCCAAGAAGATCATCACAGGAGGAGAACCCCTCTCGGAAGAAACATCCTGGTATCTCCAGAAGACATTTGGCGCCGATATAATAGACTATTATGCTTGCACAGAGTCCCTAGTTATCGGGATCGGAATGAACTCACAGAAAGGTCTGTACCTTTTCGATGATATGAACTATTGTGAGGTCGACGAGCACAACAGACTCATCATTACGCCTCTATACAATCGCGCTTTCCCACTTATCCGCTATCGACTTGATGACATGGTCGAAGGATTCAACCGCCAAGGAACAGGGGCCTTGCCTTACACATACATAGATAGGATACTGGGACGCGACGAAGAGATTATGTGGTTCCGGAACGGAGAGTGGAAATGGGATTTCCTGCATCCTCTCTTCCTTGATGACTTGGATGTCCCAGGGATAAAGCAGTACCAGTTCGTACAAACGGGAGAGACATCGCTGGTCATTAGGGTGGTCGGGGAACCGGAGATTCCTGAACAGGAGTTGCGGCTCAAGATAAGCGATCAGATGAACTCCTTCCTCGCCAGAAAGAACCTCGGCAACATCCGATATTCGGTTGAATTCTGCGAATCTCTCAAAGCTGATCCATTGACAGGCAAAACCAAACTGGTCGAGAAAACGGCCAAGATTTCGCCTTGA
- a CDS encoding substrate-binding domain-containing protein, with translation MSPAPRPAGRLSMALRIGFIGISSEYTFGDEVFRGYEYAMTQAGLEVLPEYIVPDVFKERDGIVRVLELTPRPTAIFAACDEVAMDVIRIAERKGIWVPRMLSVIGMDDVYVSSIVSPPLTTVRIDRSRMGRTAVQLLFERIRGKGHMEDKGTMLEVIPNHLVIRESCCPPERH, from the coding sequence ATGTCGCCTGCGCCGCGCCCGGCGGGCCGTTTGAGTATGGCCCTCCGCATAGGGTTTATCGGAATTTCCTCTGAATATACCTTTGGAGATGAAGTGTTTCGGGGATATGAATACGCCATGACGCAGGCAGGCCTTGAGGTGCTGCCCGAATATATTGTGCCGGACGTATTCAAAGAAAGGGATGGCATTGTGAGGGTCCTAGAGTTGACCCCGAGGCCTACTGCCATTTTTGCAGCCTGCGATGAGGTGGCCATGGATGTAATCCGGATTGCCGAGCGTAAGGGCATCTGGGTCCCGAGGATGTTGTCGGTCATAGGCATGGATGATGTTTATGTTTCTTCGATTGTGAGCCCTCCCTTGACAACGGTGAGGATTGACAGGTCCAGGATGGGCCGCACAGCGGTTCAACTGTTATTTGAGCGGATTAGAGGAAAGGGGCATATGGAAGATAAGGGGACGATGTTGGAGGTTATCCCCAATCACCTGGTGATCCGTGAATCGTGTTGTCCACCCGAACGCCATTAG
- a CDS encoding permease produces the protein MRKVVTEYRLVVLVVLANLVLWYLSPSKAAESASTAGKFLKEMLLILPPVFLFVGLLDVWVPRAIVERSVGQRSGIKGVAISMLLGCATVGPLYAAFPLAAALLKKGASVFNIVVFLTVKAGGEIPLVAMEAKFLGFPFALLRLALTFVTAPIIGWIVERVVGHSYRSQSAKPMLSE, from the coding sequence ATGAGAAAAGTCGTGACAGAGTATAGATTGGTGGTTCTCGTTGTCCTCGCCAACCTGGTGCTGTGGTACCTTTCGCCCTCAAAGGCCGCAGAATCGGCCAGCACGGCCGGCAAGTTCCTGAAAGAAATGCTCTTGATCTTGCCTCCAGTGTTCTTGTTCGTAGGGCTCCTGGATGTCTGGGTGCCGAGGGCAATCGTAGAGAGAAGCGTGGGTCAGAGGTCGGGCATCAAGGGTGTGGCCATCTCGATGCTGCTCGGCTGTGCAACGGTCGGCCCGCTCTATGCAGCGTTTCCCCTCGCCGCCGCGCTTCTGAAGAAGGGCGCGAGCGTGTTCAATATCGTCGTATTCCTTACTGTAAAGGCGGGCGGAGAGATACCTCTAGTGGCCATGGAAGCGAAGTTCCTGGGTTTCCCCTTTGCTCTCCTCCGTCTGGCGTTGACGTTCGTTACCGCACCGATCATCGGGTGGATCGTGGAAAGGGTAGTCGGCCATTCCTACAGGTCACAGAGTGCGAAACCGATGCTAAGTGAATAG
- a CDS encoding permease, with protein MYSVVLYSISIIAVLLSWKASKDKTRKALRITAKSFAKIVPAMIGIIGIIGLLLTLIPPEWISGYLGKQAGIAGTIGAAVFGAVTLIPGLIAFPLAGSLYREGASVMTVAAFITTLTMVGIVTAPAEIQQLGRKMTLWRNGLSFVFALIIAFVMGAVLG; from the coding sequence ATGTATAGCGTGGTCCTCTATTCTATATCCATCATCGCAGTACTCCTTTCGTGGAAAGCGAGCAAAGATAAGACACGAAAAGCCTTGCGGATCACGGCCAAATCCTTTGCCAAGATCGTTCCGGCTATGATCGGCATAATCGGAATCATTGGACTCCTTCTTACCTTGATCCCTCCCGAATGGATCTCCGGATATCTCGGAAAACAGGCAGGTATCGCGGGGACGATCGGGGCGGCAGTGTTCGGGGCCGTCACCTTGATTCCCGGGCTCATCGCTTTTCCCTTGGCCGGATCCCTCTATCGAGAAGGTGCTTCCGTGATGACCGTGGCTGCTTTCATCACCACCCTGACTATGGTAGGAATTGTTACCGCACCTGCTGAGATCCAACAGTTGGGCAGGAAGATGACCCTGTGGAGAAACGGACTGAGCTTCGTTTTCGCCCTGATTATCGCATTTGTAATGGGGGCAGTGCTGGGATGA
- a CDS encoding PadR family transcriptional regulator, with protein MANYVNEGPCGPCPPRTHARMERFMEPCLLLLLRGQRSHGYELMEKLRELGFEGSSADMATLYRTLRQLEDKQVVTSSWEEGTQGPPKRVYELTEEGEALLHDWARVIRANRSRLSKFLDLYETLCREEGKGGGSDV; from the coding sequence ATGGCCAATTATGTAAACGAAGGCCCATGCGGGCCATGCCCACCTCGCACTCACGCACGAATGGAGCGCTTCATGGAACCTTGCCTGCTCCTCTTGCTCCGGGGACAGCGATCGCACGGGTATGAACTAATGGAAAAGCTCCGGGAGCTGGGATTTGAAGGGAGTTCCGCGGACATGGCGACTCTCTACCGGACCCTCCGCCAACTCGAGGACAAGCAGGTAGTCACCTCATCGTGGGAAGAGGGAACGCAAGGCCCCCCGAAAAGGGTGTACGAACTAACCGAGGAAGGCGAAGCTCTCCTGCACGATTGGGCACGTGTGATTAGAGCAAACCGGTCCCGGCTGAGCAAGTTCCTTGATTTGTATGAGACTCTATGCCGGGAAGAGGGAAAAGGAGGCGGCAGCGATGTATAG
- a CDS encoding transposase, translating to MQVMKKAKVFPEVERVTYRLENDTCLHCGGPIECCHAVWRKHIITLAGVLFVSNLGFRCTNPDCPHPGVVWRSAIADAMALKGFSYGLDVVVHVGVLQLTHHYTREQIHRGMIERGIDVSEREIQYLYEAYMRLLKYTNPQKIAGLAPEIEKNGGMLISIDGVQSERGNETLWVVREALTNCALCAEVLMSSDAGSIKRLLKPVVESGYPILGVISDAQSSIRAAVSELLPGVPHQYCQFHYLKDIAAPAVAEDGKLKTSIKNHLDEGRSIHAQHQELHRRCRPPELPGRNPRIQEVNRYPRPVQR from the coding sequence ATGCAAGTTATGAAGAAGGCGAAGGTATTCCCTGAGGTTGAACGAGTGACCTACCGTCTGGAGAATGACACATGTCTCCATTGCGGCGGACCAATAGAGTGCTGCCATGCTGTCTGGAGAAAGCACATAATCACCTTGGCCGGCGTCCTATTTGTATCGAATCTCGGCTTCAGATGCACCAATCCTGATTGTCCCCACCCTGGCGTTGTCTGGCGATCTGCAATCGCGGACGCCATGGCTCTGAAGGGATTCTCCTACGGGTTGGATGTTGTGGTTCATGTAGGTGTACTGCAATTGACCCACCACTATACTCGGGAGCAGATACACAGGGGGATGATTGAGCGAGGGATAGATGTCTCAGAACGTGAGATCCAGTATCTGTATGAGGCCTATATGAGGCTGCTTAAATACACTAACCCTCAAAAGATCGCTGGTCTCGCGCCGGAGATTGAGAAAAATGGGGGTATGCTCATATCCATAGATGGAGTGCAATCCGAGAGGGGAAATGAGACTCTATGGGTGGTCAGGGAAGCGCTCACAAATTGCGCCCTATGCGCGGAAGTCCTTATGAGCAGTGATGCTGGCAGCATAAAGCGGTTACTCAAACCCGTGGTGGAATCAGGTTATCCCATACTGGGAGTCATAAGCGATGCTCAATCGTCCATTCGCGCTGCAGTAAGTGAGCTTTTACCAGGTGTTCCCCATCAATATTGTCAATTCCACTACTTGAAGGACATAGCAGCTCCTGCCGTGGCTGAGGACGGAAAGCTTAAGACCTCAATCAAGAATCACCTCGATGAAGGTAGGTCAATACATGCTCAGCATCAGGAATTACACCGCCGATGCCGCCCGCCAGAACTGCCAGGCCGTAACCCCAGGATCCAAGAAGTGAATCGATACCCAAGACCGGTACAACGCTAA